GATGGAAATAGCGGTGCTGTGACAGGAagtgtcaactctgctgagcaaaggggctatagaagaagtacacccctctcagatggagtcaGGTTTTTACAGCCGCTATTTTGTGATACCTAAAAAAGACAGCGGGTTGCGGCCtattctggatttacgccgtttgaatcttgcactcaggatgagcaaattcaagatgttaacGGTAAAGTCTATTTTGTCTCAGATTCAACCAAACGGCTTGTTTGTCatgatcgatctgaaggatgcatattttcatattcagatcatcaagagacacaagaagttcctcagattcgctttggAGGGCAAAGTGTATCAGTACTGCGTTCTTCACTTTGGCTTACCTTTGGCTCCCCGTACTTAttcaaaatgcatggacgcagctctggccccgttgcggctccagggcgttcgcgTTTTGAATTACCTAGACGATTGGCTGGTGTTAGCACAATcgcagactcaagcacactctcaccgcgaccttgtgctgaatcatttaaaaagcCTGGGCTTGCGTACGAACTTCCAGAAAAGCGTTTTTAATTCCCTCTCAATGGATAACCTTTCTGGGAATAGACTTGGACTCTCGCACGATGACAGCAAAGCtatctctcccgcgcgctcagtcgattgcgtcatctgcttcaaagcgggtcgcacagTGACAGTCCTCCACAtcggacgatttcggtgacacagAGGTGTGTGATGTCGATAAAAATGTGGATGTCAATAGAATTTCTGCTAGCCGGAGTTTGGCTGGGGATTtgtgctttccgagagactgtcatgacggatgcgtctttgaccggttggggagctgtttgtcaagggcgccCAGCCCGCAGAGTGTGAACAGCGACACAACGCAGTTGGCACATAAACAGGTtagaattactggcagtttttctagctctccagtatttctcgaatctgctgatcggccgtcatgtgctgctcaggtTAGaaaacacagcggttgtgtcataTCTGAATCATCAGGGAGGATTacactctcgccccctgtgcaggctggcatGACATATTCTTCTTTGTCTCAgaacaaatttctgtcgatccgagctGTTCATGTCCCtggacgtttgaacttcggagcggatCTGCTATACAGACAGACTATGGAGCAAggggaatggagattacacccccagacggtgaatCTCTTATGGCAGATTTTTGGAGAAGCGAGAGTGGACTTATTcgcgtcgagcatgactacgcattgcccgctattgTTCTCCCTATGCCCCATCACCCCTGGGCTTGGACACGTTAGCTCACAGTTGGCCCAAGACCAGCTTGTATGCTTTTCCCctgattcgtttgatcccagcggtattatccaGAATATGGACTTGATCGGTCTGTTagcgggctctccatgggagattcccctcagacaggatttattatcacaagcacagggactGATTTGGCACCcaaggccagatctgtggaaactgtgggcgtggccattgagcggagtgcattagtatgtcccggtctttctgttgaaactactgagactatattgaattctagagctgCTTccacgagacgcttatatgctttcaagtggaaaCTGTTTACGACCTGGTGTGGAGTTTGTAatatggatccagtttactgcccagtggcttcagtactggagttcctTCAGGACCGTTTTTCGGATGGAATGACACCAGCCACTCTAaaagtttacgtggcagccatttcagcttaccacgaaaaTATATAGGCGGTGCCTCCGTGGGCCGTCATCCACTGgcttctcgtttcatacagggtgcgtgACGGCTAAGGCCTTTCCGCCccgtgcgagttccttcatgggatttatccattgtgttgctaggtttatcagggcatccgtttgagcccttggaaactGTACCGGATAATATCCTGACTCTGAAGACGCTTCTTCTTATAGCTTTATCcaccctcaagagagttggggatttacaggctctctctgtctcaccctcGTGCATGGAGTTTGCACCGgtctctgtgaaggtgctgctgcggcccaggcctaactatgttcctaaggtcgcatctaacccctttcgctttcagcaaatAGTCCTGGAGGCTTTAACCCCTGCTGAGgcggggtcaggagatctaagccTTTGCCCTGTCAGAGCTTTGAAggcttatgtggatcgtacagccccatggcgtgagtctgaccagctgtttgtctgttttggacataagaATAAAGGCCATGCTTTTACAAAACaacgcatgtcccattggctggtggaggcaatttctttagCCTATGAAGCGcacggactcgcttcgcccttaggagttaaagctcattccactagagctgtggcttcttctcaagcttttctcagtggatcctCTATGTATGATATTTGTGCTGCGGCAGgctggtcctcaccgagcacttttatcaagtcttacagtctggatgtgaggatggctcctagctcccaggttctctccgcttgagcagatgcttccttggatcccagctatcaggtaTGTCAGGCGTTATGGTATAGCGTTCCCATACCGGTggcgtcaccgcagcatcgaagtgacctatgatagggaaaatctcagttacgtatgtaaccatggttccctgaatagggaacgagatgctgcggtcctggcCTTTCCATACCTTGATAGGTATATGATGCATGTGCATGGGTAAGGGtggtgccaagcgctatttggccaataggattggcgagatggtatagggcttcagacattcgtcacaccgaaggtgtttcCCATACCGGTGACGTCACCGTTCCCATCTCGTTACATACGTAAACCGAGATGTTCCTGCTTCACTCCGGTTCAAATTTTAACGGTCCAGTCAGACACTCAGCGCAGACATCAGCGGCAGCCTGCATGATTACGAggtaagtaactgttaatataatcgtatgatgtatataactgttataacattaagCAATGTGTCtgatacattaattattatttttttatacgttaaaaagttttaattcccTTTAGTCCATTTGTTTACCCCAGAGAATCAGAtcgattttaaatgaatgctattcctgtttgttcgtgagcattaatacattaaaagatcAGCTGCAAAACTTTTCAGACAAGTAttacttaaagttaataaaaatgtctggTGAAATGTGAAAGTTTGACGAAATCATTAGAATTAAGCTAGAAAAGCCACACTGACCATTTAACAGATCGGACGAGTGAATGCGCTGCTCTAGCCAGCTGAGCTCACACACATCAGTCATGCAACAGACAGCAGACTCCGtgagaatcgtttgaatgaacctgcaattttctgttataaaagttCAAAACCCAGACGAAAGAAAAGCGTGCAGTCGTGAGGCAACATTTGCCAAgtgtggtaacccatactcagaattggtgctctgtatttagcccatccaagtgcacacacacagcagtgagaagtgaacacacagcagtgagaagtgaacacacacacggagcagtgggcagctatagatccagagTCCGGAGAGCAACTtagggttcagtgtcttgctcaagggcacttcagccatgagtaTTGAGTGTGGAAGAGAgggctgttcattcactccctccacctacaactcctgccagcaccgagactcaaacctgcgactttcgggttacaggtccaactctaaccattaggtgACAGCTATGAactgtatttgcacatttgtgtgtttgaTATGAATACGAATtgacacatttgtacatcttgaaaatgtcagttacacattcttgtacatttaaataaaatattttaaaatatatttgtaaatgtgttatttgcatattaaaataaaatctgtaatttacaacaaagtagtttcaaaatatggttgtattaggtcattttttataaaaaatactgatgttaatataaataattaactcaactgttgggtaacttttaacgcaacaggattttaacccaatgggttgggttgaaatatcccatagatgggaaggtgctataccaaaccatagttgggttacaggttgggttatttttaacccaacattttttagtgtgtATTGACAccttgacaggatcaatgtttgtcTGATTAATACAGTAGATGTTGATACCTAGACACCAACAGTGTGGTTATGACTGGTCTACATCCACCTCTGAAAAGGAGGTTGTCTGGTCCTCTGGCTTCCATGTTTGTGTTTTAGGTCAACACCTTTGGTGGATTGGTGTCTAGACCCCAGAGCCCAACGCTTCTCCCCTGTCTGTTTACTACAGTGATGTAGTCTGTGTTCGATATATTGATTTAGTATGTTTGTTAACGGTGATGTGGTTTGTTTGGGGTTGGAGGATATACAGACATGTGTCCATCTCAAACACTAAATCCTTCAGTTCTGCTTGATCTATATGCTCAATATTGATAGCTATATCAGATAGTTTTGATTGTTTGAAACAATACTGGAATGCTTTGTTCTGCAGCtttgcatccgaaaactgaaacaTAGAATTCAAGAATTCCCCAAGAGGTGAATTATGAGGAGTAAGTTTATCTATTTAACCTACAGATCAGGTTGTTCGGATCCTACAGAGGTGTTAGCGTACACACATACAGATGAGGTAGAAAGAACATGCCCAAACATAACACCTTTTCAAAAGCACATAGAAATATGGTCTTGTTGAATTCTTTAATTCTATGTTTCAGTTTTCAGATGCAAAGCTGCAGAACAAAGCGTTCCAGTATTGGTCGGTAGCCACACTGTTGGTGTATTGGTATCAACATATACTGTATTGATCAGACAAACTTTGATCCTGTCAAGGTGTCATTACTCTCACTTTTGCTcagccatttttatttttccaggaAGAGCCCAAACACCTCCTGACTGGAAGTGAGTAACCGTTCAGGAAGGACCTCCACAGAAACCCCTGCTGCTCAGGTTagagatacaaccatcataaatCCAGTAATAAATACATCATAAACCACCATCATGTCAATTGGAGCAATAAAATCTGAATAATctgaaaatctgaaataaatcTGACCAGATACATACACATTTGACATATGACAACCTGTCAATCAACGCTGACAGGAATAATACAATACAGATAtcattttacatatataattttagttGAAGAGTATAACTGACTGGAGTGTGCTGAATATAAAAGCTCTGCTACAGGAAACAAGCATTTGTTTTGAGTGACAGCATGAAGGGTCAGGTTTAAGACGATTACCTCAGACTTTATATCATTTCAAACGCTCATTACATACCTCCACCACCTCGTAGACAAACACGTGCATATATAGTAGATCCACTTGGTATGTTATAAGAAGCAAGTGTATGATCATCCTGCAGTTGTCTGCCGTTGTAGATAAATCTGAGTTCCCCTGTGAAAAATAACATCAGGAGCTGCATAAGAAACAGCAGTCTTTCAAGTATCGACCTCATGGAGAGCTGAAGATGTGTCACCAGCGGTTTACTGTAATTAGCATAACATTTCTACAAATACCATAGTTAAAATATGGTCACTCACGGTAGTAAAATACTTCTCGTAGTTCAGAGGCTTTCAATTGATAGAAGCAGATCAATCGAAATACAAACAATAAGAAAAACTGCAAACGTTTAGATCATTTGTCCGACTTACTGTTGTCTTTGGGAAATGATCTTCTTATGAACTCTTCTACAGTCATGTTCTTCAGTTCCTCCTTTGAATCCACACATACTGTTCTTGTCTGTCCTCTCTCGTCTCTAATAAAAACTTCGAACCTCATTTTCTATCTGCAAATTTAATGTAGTATTTAAAATGAGCAATGCGCTGTGTTCAGTTTCACTTTCTCTGCTGTATGTAACACTGATTCTGGAGAGATTGTCTCCGCCCACTTTCACCAGCCCTCTTCCGGAAGTGTTCTTCTGTGTAATAGTTATGTTTGCAATGCAGTTTACTGAAGAAATCATTGCATatttacggaagttctaagcggccatgcattattgtttttttccttcttgttttctcattataatgacTTGATTTTCTCGTGATCTGGACATAACAAAGATGTTCTCGGTACTGTGGTCGTGGTGATTCtgccaagacatgttcctggatcaacattattgtccaaaaaaaatagacttaacccaatccctacccctaaacctaaccttatcCAAACTTTATTCCTAAAAGCactgggaaatgatagctgattaacaaggctgtaaaagcacctaaccctgattgcaagcctaaaacagatatccTGAAAAGTACCGGAAAAGTTCTATTCTGGTtctggttgattggaatgttgacacacacacacacacacacacacacacacacaaacacacacatacacgcacacacacacacacatacacgcacacacacacacacactcatacactgacacagacacacacacacacacgcacacacacacgcacatgcacacacacacacacacacacacacacacacacacacacacacacacacccgcacgcacacgcacacacacacacacacacacacacacacttacacacacacacacacacttacacacacacacatacacgtacacacacacacacacacacttacacttacacgcacacacacacgcacacacacacacatacacacttacacacacacacacacacacacttacacgcacacacacacacacacacacacacacacatgaatgctcttttcaaacagatgCTTGtaacctgtattacagtgtatgatgtagctgtccatcagtgtaaacaatgtgcaaataattaaaccaaaaagtacacgatttataaagttattggcttctaaagtaaggagtcgactctgaatcgctgaaacgagtcgttatagatttcaaatcttttgctcatctctatgtacgtcactagaacactttgcataataatctccgcctaccgtgttgagagaaactgacctctgacctgccccacacacacacacacacacagacgctctggttggtgtgagagcatcatgtcgaggagacagtgtgtttttaattgtaaaggcaagtttgttttattttcactgccaaaaagaatgaagatcagaagaaccaatggctaaaattcatttttaccacaataccagagcagtacaacaaatcccttttgttgtgttcacaacatttcactgatgactgcttttctaatctcggtgagtacaaggcgggattttcaaagcgtttggccataaaagagggttcattaccaactttatttagaccaacgagcatctctgaatcacaacatgaagtatgattatgaagttatgtgtttgttttctcccgagcgtcttatcagtatgtgtgctgtctgcagcctgtctgcgctgctgatcttcatttacaaacacgtcattaaaatgaagtgtaacttcGTGAATACTCAacgtgtcatgattctgccctcgtgtccttgatttttcctagtcttgaggcaggatcatgacagacccatgttttgtgtacaagcacatggccttgtctttgggccatgtgcttgtgttgtctcgttcccttgccccgccccccttgttaacctagtcgtgtcttgattgtcctatctgtaacacctgtcgtgtcttgattagtacccctatttagatctcctagtgtgctctgtcttgcgtcggttcattgtgttacttatgtgcttctcagatgtgttccacacttgtacctgtgattgttccactctgtgattgttccttaaagaagtgtttgtattaccgtgagtgtttgtttatagctagtatttagagtccttgtttatcttgttagtccagtcctgttttagttatttagtctttaccttgctccgtgttttccccctcgtgggttttgttttcccctttttgtaataaaccctttgtttgagaatccctgtctgcacctgagttcctcccttaccaatacctgacacaacgaagagacatgagagagatatctatagaaagcttgacatgtctactttaaaactaaacaagttgccgaaaacagatattctgtgataaagtaatccatatgaaaacaacgcgatgtctgtttttcacgtctcccttcattatatctaatgtgaccacgcccccgcgctgaactctattcagattcaaactgaagcggggcttgaatacacacacacagaagaaaaagcagcgactgttcaagttttttattttactgtttgcttcgcggtgagaggaataagacctaATTCACCCCaaatgctaacgcatagtttaccgtggaggtgtgtgaggaacaaccaatcaaacctgactatgtcagttgaccaatcagaacacagtatgctaccgaaaggtggggtttaaggaaactgaatcttttgaacagcttcgcgctaaccgtttggggatctctgagaatttaggtaattttaaaatgatattttgacaaaatgacagtttttttaaccttggatggatttaaacctattgtacaggacttataaacagtgataggaagcttagcattttcatcttactggctctttaattacaaaaacaaaaaggttagtgtactgtctctggaaaaatctgTCTAGGCAAAGCAAAATGTGCTGAAATATCCACAAcgtaggctacagtaagagcacaCAGTTTATCTGTCCATCAGATGCATGTCAAATTGAgtttgttactatagcaacaatAGATCACACAATCATTGgataaaattcttttttttttacactttatgtCAAGATCACGAGAAATTTCAGTTGTGATGAGAAAACAACTTCCGTATTTATTAGCACTAACAGTATAAATAACTTGTAAGATCTTCAGAAACAGGTTAAAATAATTCAatcaatattaaaaatgaaaaaaaaatttaataaaatattttctgaatacCATTGGTCATGCTGTTGTGTTTTGACAGAGCATTGTTGTTCATGAGAGAAAGTTGCCAGAACATTCCCTGTTACTTGGGTACTGTATTTAAAATTACGATGATATATCTGAACCATGGTTTGTCTGCCTGTGTGCTTTTATTGTGTGGATtcattctgtgatgcaaagctgcgtTTTCTGGTTTAAAAGTCTAAAGTTctacatttccattttaaataaatgcagagcgTCTGTAACACAGTTT
The sequence above is drawn from the Carassius gibelio isolate Cgi1373 ecotype wild population from Czech Republic chromosome B25, carGib1.2-hapl.c, whole genome shotgun sequence genome and encodes:
- the LOC128014671 gene encoding uncharacterized protein LOC128014671: MRFEVFIRDERGQTRTVCVDSKEELKNMTVEEFIRRSFPKDNRELRFIYNGRQLQDDHTLASYNIPSGSTIYARVCLRGGGGPPPPEAEDKGIPRTASMDRLAEMQQTEPEPNTLCLIL